The Perca fluviatilis chromosome 2, GENO_Pfluv_1.0, whole genome shotgun sequence genome includes a region encoding these proteins:
- the cbln18 gene encoding cerebellin 18 — protein sequence MDMVVLPVLFLLGSLFPCGCVEAQSTSASELLKQAALQWNGPVTCDKWDCNCAFKERGCCCAAKDMFQLEEDTFMRMKHVWQGISTLNHRVQELTDGVRVAFKATMNPNNTTPGSTEYCFGPFNINVPIPYSVVTLNHDNAYNPSLGIFTARSAGVYVFSFTVYSYIIEYGRLYHKVQLMKNGNLIASVWEDNREDSEDNANQVVVLQLQKGDQVYVELVSGRKLCKYLEYNIFTGYILYPQPSPYIVDFDF from the exons ATGGAC atggTTGTATTACCAGTTTTGTTCCTGTTGGGGTCGCTGTTTCCCTGTGGTTGTGTGGAGGCCCAGTCCACCAGCGCCAGTGAATTACTGAAACAGGCTGCAC TCCAATGGAATGGACCTGTGACCTGTGACAAATGGGACTGCAATTGTGCCTTCAAAGAGCGTGGCTGCTGCTGTGCAGCCAAAGATATGTTCCAATTAGAAGAGGACACCTTCATGAGGATGAAACATGTGTGGCAGGGTATCAGCACACTGAATCACAGAGTCCAAGAGCTCACAG ATGGTGTCCGTGTTGCCTTCAAAGCCACCATGAATCCAAATAATACCACTCCTGGTTCTACTGAATATTGCTTTGGTCCTTTTAATATTAACGTGCCAATCCCCTACTCTGTCGTCACTCTTAACCATGACAATGCATATAACCCTTCCTTGG gTATCTTCACTGCCCGTTCTGCCGGCGTTTATGTCTTTTCCTTCACAGTCTACTCATATATAATAGAGTATGGGCGCCTCTACCATAAA GTCCAGCTGATGAAGAATGGGAACCTCATTGCCAGCGTGTGGGAAGACAATCGTGAAGATAGTGAAGACAATGCCAATCAG GTGGTGGTactgcagctgcagaaaggtgaTCAGGTCTACGTTGAGCTGGTATCTGGAAGGAAACTCTGCAAATACCTGGAGTATAATATCTTCACTGGTTACATACTGTACCCCCAACCATCCCCCTACATTGTTGACTTTGACTTCTAA